In Citrus sinensis cultivar Valencia sweet orange chromosome 4, DVS_A1.0, whole genome shotgun sequence, one DNA window encodes the following:
- the LOC102614651 gene encoding mitotic spindle checkpoint protein MAD2 yields MASRTVAKDIITLRGSAAIVSEFFGYAANSILYNRGVYPEESFVKVKKYGLPMLLTEDEGVKSFIANLTAQLSEWLEAGKLQRVVLVIMSKATKEVLERWNFSIETDNEVVEKGVSREKSDKEIMREIQAIMRQIASSITYLPCLDETCVFDVLAYTDKDVAVPFTWIESDPKLIANPQMVKLHSFDTKIHKVDTLVSYKNDEWDEQ; encoded by the exons ATGGCATCAAGGACGGTCGCTAAAGACATCATAACTCTACGCGGTTCTGCAGCAATCGTCAGCGAGTTTTTTG GTTATGCAGCAAACAG TATACTTTACAATCGTGGAGTTTATCCAGAAGAAAGTTTTGTGAAGGTGAAGAAATATGGGCTCCCAATGTTGCTTACTGAAGATGAGGGTGTCAAGTCCTTCATTGCTAATCTTACTGCTCAGCTTTCAG AGTGGCTGGAAGCTGGGAAGCTACAGAGAGTTGTATTGGTGATTATGAGCAAGGCCACCAAAGAGGTTTTAGAGAGGTGGAATTTCAGCATCGAGACCGATAATGAAGTCGTTGAGAAGGG TGTGTCGAGGGAAAAGAGTGACAAAGAAATTATGAGAGAGATACAAGCAATCATGAGACAAATTGCCTCTAGCATTACTTACTTGCCTTGCCTTGATGAAACTT GTGTGTTTGATGTGTTAGCATACACAGATAAAGACGTTGCAGTCCCATTCACTTGGATTGAGAGCGACCCAAAGCTGATTGCAAATCCGCAAATGGTGAAATTGCATTCTTTTGATACcaag ATACATAAGGTTGACACACTTGTATCCTACAAGAATGATGAATGGGATGAGCAGTAA